From the Planktothricoides raciborskii GIHE-MW2 genome, the window CGGATTCTGGTTCGACGGTCCCAGGGCTTGCCGTTCGGCGCATCGTTACTACCTCGATCCGGGCTATCGGTATCTCATTATTGGCTTCCGTATTGGGATCTCCCTGCCGAGAACTTAATTTCCCTCTACTCTTTTTCTCTTTTTCCCTTTTGGCGCGAAGCGCCTTTTTTTTTTTTTGTAAAGTTTTGTAAAGTTTTAAGAACAATTATGTTGACTAAAAAATCAATCTTATGTTGACTAAAAAATCAAGTATTAATGCAGGGGCAAGAAACCCGGTTTCTTAAGTCAACCTCTGCCACCCCACCGGCCCCTCCATAGAAACCCGGTTTCTAACCGCTTCAGGTGTTGAGGCCTTTCGACTTCGGCTTTCCAAGAAACCGGGTTTCTATGACATTTGTTCGTTGGTGGCTTTCGATGGTCGAAAGAAACCCGGTTTCTGCGCCCCTGGACAAGAAACCGGGTTTCTCTAAGAAACCTCTGCCACCCCACCGACCCCTCCATAGAAACCCGGTTTCTAACCCCTCCAGGTTTCCCACCGCCCCAGGTTTCTGCGCCCCTGGACAAGAAACCCGGTTTGATGCGATAATTTTTCTCGGTTTTCTTATCCTAAATCCTGATATGCCACGTCGCGAAGTTATCTTTCAAGCGGGTAATTATTACCATGTTTATAACCGAGGTAATAACCGTCAGCTAATCTTCTTTGAACAAGATAACTATACTTATTTTTTACGCCAATTAAGAACCCATTTGATGCATCGCGGCGTGGATATTATTGCGTATTGTTTGATGCCCAATCACTATCATTTATTAGTCTATCTGAACACTGAAAATTTTTCTAAGCTGATGCAGGCATTTACTTTGTCTTATGCTAAGGCGATTAATCAACGGTATAAAAGGGTAGGGTCACTATTTCAAGGACGGTTTCAGGCGATTCATGTAGATAAAGACGAATATTTATTAAATCTAACTCGTTATATTCACTTAAATCCCGTCGAGGCTAATTTAGTGGAGAAAGCAGAGGATTGGGAGTTTTCCAGTTATCAAGAATATGTTGATTTGCGTCGGGGTAGTTTGCCGAAATTGGATGGATTGGAGTTGGTTTCAGCGGATGCTTATCGGGATTTTTTAGAAGATGTAAATATGGAGAATATAAGCGAGGATTTAACTTTTGAAGAATAGCCCCAGAAACCGGGTTTCTTGCGTCAACCTTTGCCACCAAGGAAAAAACATCATAGAAACCCGGTTTCTTCTTTGCCGAAGTCAGTTAACCCCAAAACCTGAAGCGGCCCAGAAACCGGGTTTCTTGCGTCAACCTTTGCCACCAACCCCAGAAACCGGGTTTCTTAAGTTAACCTTTGCCACCAACGAACAAATATCATAGAAACCCGGTTTCTTGCCCCGGTTTCTGGTTTGCCGAAGTCAAGGGGTCCCAACACCTGAAGCGGTTAGAAACCGGGTTTCTATGTAAGGGCCGGTGGGGTGACAAGGGTTGTCTAAAGAAACCCGGTTTCTTGTCCCTGGGGCGGTGAGAAACCGGGAGAGGTTAGAAACCGGGTTTCTATCTAAGGGCCGGTGGGGTGACAAGGGTTGTCTAAAGAAACCCGGTTTCTTGTCCCTGTGTCCCTGGTTTCTTGTCCCTGGGGTTAGGTTGCTTTTTCGATCGCCCCTTTAAATTCTGCCGCCGTTTTATAATATAATTCTGGTTGATCTAATAAGGCGCGATCTATGATTTTGGCCAAAGATTCGGGAATCCAGGAAGCGCGATCGCGAATGGGCACCGGATTATTTTTCAACACCGCCAAAAATGGGTCTTGCCCACTCAAATCGCGGGGAATAAAACCTGTTAACATAAAATACAAACAAGCCGCCACAGCCCACACATCAACCGCCGGATCTGCATACTTAAAATCAATCACTTGTTGCCGGGGCATAAACGCCGGAGAACCTGCTTTATCACCACTCATGGTAAAGCCACTTAACCCCGCCAAATCAAACGCTTTTGATAACCCATAATCGCCGATTTTGGCCTGAAATTTTCCCCCTTCATGCACTAAAAAAATATTCGGCGGCTTAATATCCCGATGCACCAGACCGCGACCTTTACCAAAACCACCACCGGCCAATTTTACCGCCGGAATTTCCGCTTGATGAGCATAAATTAACCCATCCAAAACTTGTCGAGTAATTGTCAAAGCTTCATCAATTGATAAAGTTCGGCCAAGTTGTTGCATCAAATCACAAACATTGCCACCATTACAATATTCTAAAGTAAAAAAGAAATTGCCATCGGCAAAACCCGCATCTTTTAGTTTGACAATATTGGGATGATTTAACACCCTAGTATTTTCAATTTCTCGCTGAAACATTTCCACGGCGCGGGGACTGGCTGCGACTTGCGGTAACATGATTTTAAGGGCAACTTCTTCCCCGGTTTGCTCATTTTTGGCTAAATAAACTTCCCCAAAACCACCTTCACCCAATTTACGCAATAGGGTATAATGTTTAATCGACCTTAAATTTTCCTCACCAGCTTTTGCCCGCTTTAATAAACCTTTTAACCAGTCCCATAAATTCGGTTTTGGCGAATGAACTGTAGCACGATAAAGTGGCACTTTATCTACATTCGGGGTTGGTAAAAATTCCGGGTCGGAGACAATATCTACCGAAAAAATCGTATTACTGAGTTTAATTTTATCTCCGGGATTTAAGTCATATTCAGGAAACTTGATTTTTGCTCCTTCTTCGGGGCTGTGATGTGCTTCTCGTTGGCCAATTTTTTGGTCATTGACAAACGTGCCATTTTTGCTGCCAAAATCCCGCACCCGGATATTTGGGGGGTTAATATCCAGCAAACAATGATAACGGGAAATTGTGCGATGATATTCATCATCGGGTATTTTCGGATAGCAATCATCAGCCCGACCGATAATACAAGTAGCGCGGGAATCAAACTCAAATTTTTGTCCCGCTAGGTTGCCTTTGGTGATGGTTAAAATAACTTTTGCTGACATAATTTCCTTTTTGAGAGAGACGTTAGAAACCGGGTTTCTTAAGTTAACCTTTGCCACCAACCCCAGAAACCGGGTTTCTTTAGATAACCTTTGCCACCAACAAACAAATGTCATAGAAACCCGGTTTCTTGCCCCGGTTTCTTGCGCTGGTTTCTTCTTTGCCGAAGTCGAAGGGTCCCAACACCTGAAGCGGTTAGAAACCGGGTTTCTATGTAGGGGCTGGTGGGGAGGCAAAGGTTGTCTAAAGAAACCCGGTTTCTTGTCCCTGGGGCGGCCCAGAAACCGGGTAATTAACGTTAACCTTTGCCACAAACGAAAAAACATCATAGAAACCCGGTTTCTTGTCCCTGGGGCTAGAAACCTGGAGAGGTTAGAAACCGGGTTTCTATGTAGGGGCCTGTGGGGAGGCCGAGATTTCTTAGAGAAACCCGGTTTCTTGTCCCTGGGGTTAGAAACCGGGTTTCTCTGTAGGGGCTGGTGGGGTGGCAAAGGTTGTCTAAAGAAACCCGGTTTCTTGTCCCTGGGGTTTCTTGTCCCTGGGGTTTCTTGTCCCTGGGGTTTCTTTTCCCTTAAAGTAATTCTGAGCGATCTAAATATTGTTTTTTCTTTTCCATAACAGGTTTTGACTCCTCGATCGCCAAGGGAACTTTTTCGATTTCGGGAAGTTTTAACGGTTGTTTTTCCACTTCTTGTTTAAGCGCTTTCGGCGTTAACACGGGCAACGGTTCCGGTTTTTCGATCCAGCAGCTTGCTATGGGTAAAGTATGTTCTAGGTCTTCCAACGGTCGAGGAATCACCATCACCGCATTCAATTCGCCAATCCTCTCCGCTTCATACATCCCCGCTTCCACCGCGACTGCGACATCAGCCACGCGACCCCGAATAATTGCCGTACATAAACCATCCCCAATGGTTTCATAAGCAGCCATTTGCACGTTGGCAGCCTTCAGCATGGCATCAGCAGCGCCGACCATTGCCGGAAATCCGCGAGTTTCCAGCAGCCCGATCGCCTGATTACTTAAACGGGATGACCCTTGCTGTTCAAACGCCAACTCTGCCAACCGACTCCCCAGAGGAAACACCACTTCCATATTCGGCATTGGTCTAGGAATCACGGACTTAGAAACAAATTGGCCAAACTGTTCGGCAACCCGGGCGCCTTCTTCCACCGCCAACCGCACATCCGCTACTTTGCCTCGGATAATTGCCGTACAATAACCGCTGCCAATTTTCTCATAACCCACGAGGATTACACCAGCGGACTTTAACATCATATCCGCTGTGCCAATAATTGCCGGGAAACTCCTGGTTGAGACTAAACCTAAAGCACTTTCGCGAATATTTTCGATTTGTCTGATTCGCCGGGAATTACCTGGGAGTTTCCTTTGTACTTTCATAGACATTGACGTATTACCTTACTTATAAAAATATCTTAGACTGGTCAAATTTGAATTAATTTTCTGGCTGGTGGTTGGGGTGTAATTGATAATTGATAATTGTTAATTATCAATTATCAATTGTCAATTGTCAATTGTTAATTGTTTTCCCCCACACCCCCGCTCCCTATGATTTAATTTTTCTCTGCGGATGAGGACTGGCTGTGAGAAACTGAGAGAGGTATTGTTTTTCTCTTCGTTTTATGACTCAAATGCCTCACGACACTTCGGCAAATTCTCAACCCTCGGAAGAAACGATCGCTGAGTTATTACAACTCCTGATTTATAAACAAGGAACTTGGGTAGATTGGGGAAATGCTTGTCAAGAGTTAAAAAAAGCTGGCTATACGCCACAAAAGATTTTTGAAGAAACTGGATTTCAACCGCAGCAGCAAAATTTAATTATCGTTGCCTCCCAAGTCTATGATAGTTTAATTAAAGGGCAAGTGTCTGAAGCGGTGGCTGAGTATTTCTTAGGGCCACGCAGTGATGTTTTGCATGAGTTGCGGGTTTTGAACCAGGCCGATCGCGTGACAGCGGCAGAATTTGCGATGGAAAAAAATCTGGATGTGGATGCAGCCCATGAAATGGCCAAAGCGATGAAAGAATATGCGGTTTTGGCCAAAAAACCAGCGGGATTTTCTGCCCATCCTGGGGATACAATGGCTTATCAATATTGGAAAGTTGCGCGAGAAAAAAAGGATCTGCAACAGCGATCGGTTTTAATTGCCAAGGGTTTAAAGTTTGCCTATTCTCAAACAGCCCGACAAGAAATTGAGAAATTGCTGTTAGATTTTACCGTAGTGCCCACCCGGAAAGCCCCTTTGTTGCCGGTTTATCGCTTAGAGTCTGACGATGATTTATCTCAGATTATTCCCGTGTTGCGATCGCTGGATGCATCTCCCCAAGAATTTGCCGCTATGCCAATTTTAGAGAAAACTGGCGATTTTATGGTGGTGAATTTTTCCGGTTCTTGTGCTTTGGTTTCCTTACCGGGATGGCAAGTGATTTTGAATATCAGTGAACCCGTGGGCATATTATGCTCTAGCGAACAGTTACCT encodes:
- a CDS encoding transposase, whose translation is MTFVRWWLSMVERNPVSAPLDKKPGFSKKPLPPHRPLHRNPVSNPSRFPTAPGFCAPGQETRFDAIIFLGFLILNPDMPRREVIFQAGNYYHVYNRGNNRQLIFFEQDNYTYFLRQLRTHLMHRGVDIIAYCLMPNHYHLLVYLNTENFSKLMQAFTLSYAKAINQRYKRVGSLFQGRFQAIHVDKDEYLLNLTRYIHLNPVEANLVEKAEDWEFSSYQEYVDLRRGSLPKLDGLELVSADAYRDFLEDVNMENISEDLTFEE
- a CDS encoding protein kinase, which encodes MTFVCWWQRLSKETRFLGLVAKVNLRNPVSNVSLKKEIMSAKVILTITKGNLAGQKFEFDSRATCIIGRADDCYPKIPDDEYHRTISRYHCLLDINPPNIRVRDFGSKNGTFVNDQKIGQREAHHSPEEGAKIKFPEYDLNPGDKIKLSNTIFSVDIVSDPEFLPTPNVDKVPLYRATVHSPKPNLWDWLKGLLKRAKAGEENLRSIKHYTLLRKLGEGGFGEVYLAKNEQTGEEVALKIMLPQVAASPRAVEMFQREIENTRVLNHPNIVKLKDAGFADGNFFFTLEYCNGGNVCDLMQQLGRTLSIDEALTITRQVLDGLIYAHQAEIPAVKLAGGGFGKGRGLVHRDIKPPNIFLVHEGGKFQAKIGDYGLSKAFDLAGLSGFTMSGDKAGSPAFMPRQQVIDFKYADPAVDVWAVAACLYFMLTGFIPRDLSGQDPFLAVLKNNPVPIRDRASWIPESLAKIIDRALLDQPELYYKTAAEFKGAIEKAT
- a CDS encoding BMC domain-containing protein, giving the protein MKVQRKLPGNSRRIRQIENIRESALGLVSTRSFPAIIGTADMMLKSAGVILVGYEKIGSGYCTAIIRGKVADVRLAVEEGARVAEQFGQFVSKSVIPRPMPNMEVVFPLGSRLAELAFEQQGSSRLSNQAIGLLETRGFPAMVGAADAMLKAANVQMAAYETIGDGLCTAIIRGRVADVAVAVEAGMYEAERIGELNAVMVIPRPLEDLEHTLPIASCWIEKPEPLPVLTPKALKQEVEKQPLKLPEIEKVPLAIEESKPVMEKKKQYLDRSELL
- a CDS encoding RuBisCO accumulation factor 1; this encodes MTQMPHDTSANSQPSEETIAELLQLLIYKQGTWVDWGNACQELKKAGYTPQKIFEETGFQPQQQNLIIVASQVYDSLIKGQVSEAVAEYFLGPRSDVLHELRVLNQADRVTAAEFAMEKNLDVDAAHEMAKAMKEYAVLAKKPAGFSAHPGDTMAYQYWKVAREKKDLQQRSVLIAKGLKFAYSQTARQEIEKLLLDFTVVPTRKAPLLPVYRLESDDDLSQIIPVLRSLDASPQEFAAMPILEKTGDFMVVNFSGSCALVSLPGWQVILNISEPVGILCSSEQLPQPLPGKPEEILVVVDRTLREWSSQSYFLVANGDKLEINWFDSAPESPILGQVIVVLRPKKIFDENAVTEPWQMDD